From the Marivivens sp. LCG002 genome, the window GATCGCAAGCGCGTTCACCCAGTGCCAAAGGCGCACGGGCACCTCATAGACATAGACAGAGGTGCGCTTGCGGATGCTTTCGATGTCATCCGCCGTTGCGTCTCCGGTCAGTCGTGCCGACCGAAGGACTTCGACATCGGGATTCGGGGTATGGATAGACTGATTGGCCATCTCCTATCCCCTCAGGTTTCGCGGTGGTGCAGCGCCTTGATCCGGCGAAACGCCAGCTGCACCCCGAGGTTGAGAGCAATGGCGCTCAGGATCACCACGACGATGTGGTCTCCCTGAGACAGCCAATGGGCTTCGCTCGCGGCACCGTGGCCGCTATGCGCCTGCGCGGACCCTGTGGTCAGTGCGAGAATTGCGATCGTCCGTTTGAACATCTGTCCCCTCCCTTAGCGAACTTTAACAGTGGTCAGCTCGTCGCCGTCGGGCGACATGACGTGCGTCGAACAGGCAAGGCACGGATCGAAGCTGTGGAGCGTGCGCAGGATTTCGACGGGCTCGTCGGGGCGCTCCATCGGCGTATTCATGAGCGAGGCTTCGAAAGCGCCGATATTGCCCGCGGTATCGCGCGGAGAGCCGTTCCAAGTGGTCGGAACAACGCATTGGTAATTCTCGATGCGGCCATCCTTGATCTTGATCCAGTGACCGAGTGCACCGCGCGGAGCTTCGGTCATGCCGACGCCCTTGGCTTCTTTGGGCCAAGTCGAAGGGTCCCACTTCTCGACGTTTGCGGTCGAGCTGTCGCCATTCTTGATGTTGGTGATCAACTTGTCGAAGAAGTGCTTTTGCAGGCGGCCGCAATACTCGGACTCGAGCGCGCGCGCCGCAGTGCGACCTAGCGTCGAGAACACCGCATCAAGCGGAAGGTTCATGTCGCGCAAGAAGCCGTCGACCTGATCCTTGATGTCCTCGTGACCTTTGGCATAGCCGACGACATAGCGGGCCAACGGACCGACTTCCATCGCGTGACCTTTCCAGCGCGGGGCCTTGATCCACGAATACTTGGCGCCTTCGTCGAGCTCGAGGATGTTGGTCTTGGTGCCCTTGGCGTTCGGACCGAGTTCATACTTGGGCTGGGTGACGCCATCCCACGGGTGAAGACCCATGCCCGGCTCGCCGTATTCATACCACGAGTGGTCGACATATTCCTGAATCTGCTCGGGATCGCGCGGATCGACGTCATGCACTTCGTTCAGGTTGCCGTTGATGATCGCGCCGCGCGGCAGGTGAAGCTGCTCGGGCGAGAAATCGTTCGGATTCTCGGGAATATCGCCATAGGCAAGGCAGGCCTGCGAGGAGAGACCCCCACCATAGAGCCAGTTCTTGTAGAACCCGCCGATGGCCTTGACGTCAGGCAGATAGACGTTGCGGTTGAACTCGATGCATTTGTCGATGATCGAGCTGACGAGGTTGAGGCGCTCCATGTTGATCGCGCCGACAGCGCCCACGCCGTGCACATTGATCGGACAGGGCACACCGCCGACAAGCCAGTTCGGATGCGGGTTCTTGCCGCCGAAGATCGTATGGACCTTGACGATTTCCTTCTGCAGATCAAGCGCTTCAAGGTAATGCGTGGTCGCCATAAGGTCCGCTTCGGGCGGCAATTTGTAAGCGGGGTTGTCCCAATAGCCGTTCTTGAAAAGTCCGAGTTGGCCGCTTTCGACGAACTTCTTGAGCCGGTTCTGCACATCGCGGAAGTAACCGGGTGAAGAGAGCGGGTGCGAGGGACTTACGGCCTGTTGAAGCTCCGATGTCGCTTTGGGATCGGCACGAAGCGCGTTGACGGGATTCACCCAATCGAGGGCGTGCAGGTGGTAGAAGTGCACGACGTGGTCATGGATTTGCAGGTTCAGCTGCATCATGTTGCGGATCGAGTTCGCGTTGTCGGGGATCGAGATGCCAAGGGCATCTTCGACCGCACGCACAGACGTGAGCGCGTGCGTGCCCGTGCAAACGCCGCAAATCCGCTCGGTAAAGGCCCAAGCGTCACGCGGGTCACGGCCCTTGAGGATCACCTCGAGACCGCGCCACATCGTGCCCGTGGAGACTGCGTTGCGGATCACACCGTTTTCATCGACGTTCACTTCACAGCGCATGTGACCTTCGATGCGGGTCACGGGGTCGACGACGATGCGGCGACCCGTGTTGTCGAGATCGAAACCGTTCGGAGTAATGGTCATTCTTATGCCTCCTCGGATTGGGTTTTGCGCTGCGCGGCCTTGAGTGCGCTGATCGCGGCATGGGCGGCAACGGCGCCGCCGACGGCGGTCGCGGCACCGACACCAAGCTTGTCCGCATTGGCTTCGACACCGAATTGGGTGAGATCGGTCACACGATTATAGAAGCTGCCCTGATCCCAGAAGCCGTCTTCGGAACAGCCGATACAGCCGTGGCCCGACTGGATCGGGAAAGACGTGCCTTCGTTCCAGCGGATCGTGGAACAGGCGTTATAGGTCGTCGGACCCTTGCATCCCATCTTGTAAAGACAATACCCCTTGCGGGCGTTTTCATCATCCCACGCTTCGACGAACTGGCCCGCGTCGAAATGCGGACGACGATAGCATTTGTCGTGGATACGCTGCGAATAGAACATCGCGGGGCGGCCCTGACGGTCAAGCTCGGGCAAACGGTCGAAGGTCAGCATATAGGTGATAACTCCGGTCATAACCTCGGCGATCGGCGGACAACCGGGCACCTTGATGATCGGCTTGTCGGTGATGACCTTGTGCACAGGTGTTGCTTGGGTCGGGTTCGGCTTGGCGGCCTGCACACAGCCATAGGACGCGCAGGCGCCCCA encodes:
- a CDS encoding nickel-dependent hydrogenase large subunit, whose translation is MTITPNGFDLDNTGRRIVVDPVTRIEGHMRCEVNVDENGVIRNAVSTGTMWRGLEVILKGRDPRDAWAFTERICGVCTGTHALTSVRAVEDALGISIPDNANSIRNMMQLNLQIHDHVVHFYHLHALDWVNPVNALRADPKATSELQQAVSPSHPLSSPGYFRDVQNRLKKFVESGQLGLFKNGYWDNPAYKLPPEADLMATTHYLEALDLQKEIVKVHTIFGGKNPHPNWLVGGVPCPINVHGVGAVGAINMERLNLVSSIIDKCIEFNRNVYLPDVKAIGGFYKNWLYGGGLSSQACLAYGDIPENPNDFSPEQLHLPRGAIINGNLNEVHDVDPRDPEQIQEYVDHSWYEYGEPGMGLHPWDGVTQPKYELGPNAKGTKTNILELDEGAKYSWIKAPRWKGHAMEVGPLARYVVGYAKGHEDIKDQVDGFLRDMNLPLDAVFSTLGRTAARALESEYCGRLQKHFFDKLITNIKNGDSSTANVEKWDPSTWPKEAKGVGMTEAPRGALGHWIKIKDGRIENYQCVVPTTWNGSPRDTAGNIGAFEASLMNTPMERPDEPVEILRTLHSFDPCLACSTHVMSPDGDELTTVKVR
- a CDS encoding hydrogenase small subunit gives rise to the protein MSQIETFYDVMRRQGITRRSFMKYCSLTAAALGLSPSFVPKIAHAMETKPRTPVIWVHGLECTCCSESFIRSAHPLAKDVVLSMISLDYDDTLMAAAGHQAEAALQDTIEKYKGNYILAVEGNPPLNEDGMFCIVGGKPFVEQLRHAAEHAKAIISWGACASYGCVQAAKPNPTQATPVHKVITDKPIIKVPGCPPIAEVMTGVITYMLTFDRLPELDRQGRPAMFYSQRIHDKCYRRPHFDAGQFVEAWDDENARKGYCLYKMGCKGPTTYNACSTIRWNEGTSFPIQSGHGCIGCSEDGFWDQGSFYNRVTDLTQFGVEANADKLGVGAATAVGGAVAAHAAISALKAAQRKTQSEEA